The genome window GCTCCAAGCGCCTCGGCGACCTGCTGGCCGGCACCTACAGCCAGCTGGAGCGGGTCCCGAAGCCCCAGCCGCTCGCGCTGTACCTGCCGCCGCAGCTGTCGGCCTGGGCTGTGAACGCCGACGTCGGGAGGCTGCCGGACCGGCTCTCCCGCCGGATCGCGCAGTTCGTCCGGCAAGCCCCGCAGCTGACCGCCGCCGCACGGATCGGGCTGAGCACGGAGCTCGCCCGCGAGGCGGCGCCGTACGTGTCGCCGCTGCCGCCGGTCGACGCCGAGACGTTCCTGGTCGGCGTCGCCGTGCTGCGCCGCCGGCGCGACGCGGCCGGGCTGGCGCTGGAGGCCGAGCGGCTGCAGCGCCTCCAGCCCGTGCTGGACGCCCTCCCGCACTCGTTCCCGGATCGCTGAGCACCTCCCCGCAGCGGCCGGGCCGACCATCCCTGGAGCCCCGATGACCGAGTACCGTGCCCACTTCGACGCCGCCGTGTCGTTCGTCAACGGCGGCGGCCTGACCGCGGAGGGCTTCCGGCTCGACGTCCCGTCCGCGGACGTCGGCGAGGAGGAGGTCGCCGAGCTGTTCGTCCGCCACCTCGGCCTCGCGCTCGTCGGCGCCGTGGAGCTGCGCGACCTGCGCATCGTCAAGGAGCCGCACCGCGGGAGCCGCGGGGTCGCGACGCCTCCCGCGGCGCAGGAGGCGCATTCGGGCCGGGTGGTCGATCTCAGTCACCCCATCCGCACCGGCCTGGTGACCTACCCCGGGCTGCCCGCCCCGGCCATCACCCCGCACCTCACCCGGGAGGCGTCCCGCGAGCGCTACGCCCCCGGCACCGAATTCGCGATGGACGTCATCACGATGATCGGCAACACCGGCACCTACCTCGACAGCCCCTACCACCGCTATGCCGACGGCGGCGACCTCGCGTCGCTCGACCTGTCGACGCTGGTCGGCCTCCCCGCCGAGGTGTTCCACCTCCAGGACGCCGGCGAGCGCGGCATCCCCGCGGAGGTGTTCTTCGACCGCGATCTGGCCGGCACGGCCGTGCTGCTGCACACCGGCTGGGACGCCCGGTTCGGCACGCCCGCCTACGCGTCGGGCGCGCCCTACCTCACCGAGGCGGGCGCGCAGCACCTGGCCGACGCGGGAGTGACGCTGGTGGGCATCGACTCCCTCAACATCGACGACACCGAGAACGACGGCTCCCGCCCGGCGCACAGCATCCTGCTCGCCCACAGCATCCACGTGGTCGAGCACCTCACCCGCCTCGGCGACCTCCCCGCCCGCGGCGCGCGCTTCACGGCGGCGCCGCCGGCGGTCGAGGGCTTCGGGACGTTCCCGGTGCGGGCGTTCGCGGAGGTGTGACCCTCCGCAACCTCGCTCAGTCGTGCAGGATCTTCTGGAACAGCACGTGGTCCTGCCAGCGCCCCGCGATCTTCAGGTAGTTCGGGGCCACGCCGATGCGCTCGAAGCCGGCGCGGGTGAGCACCGACTGGGACGCGTGGTTGGCCAGCAGGGTCGCCGCCTGGACGCGGTGCAGGGCGTAGTCGTCCCTCGCCGCGTCGAGGAGCGCCGTCAGCGCCACCGAGGCGAGGCCGCGGCCGGTGTGGCCGCGATCCAGCCAGTAGCCGACCATCGCGCTCTGGAACGCTCCGCGGACGATGTTGCTCAGGTCGATCCCTCCGGCGATCTCGTCGCCGTCCACGATCACGAGCGGGACCGCCGTCTCCAGCGAGCGCAGCGCGAGCAGTTCGAGCGTGCGGGTGCGCTGGCCGGCCTCGGTGAAGAAGTCCTCGGAGCGGGTCGGGTCCCAGGGGGCGAGGTGGCCGCGGTTGCGGGTGTAGGCGGCCGCGAGCGCCGCGGCGTCCTCCTCCCGGCGCAGGCGCAGCAGGAGGCCGCCGGGGAGCTCCCGGTCTGCGAAGTCCAGCGCCATCAGTAGCGGTAGTGGTCGACTTTGTACGGGCCGTCGACCGGCACGCCGATGTAGGCGGCCTGCTCGTCCGTGAGGGTGGTCAGCTGCACGCCGAGGGCGGCGAGGTGCAGCCGCGCCACCTTCTCGTCGAGGTGCTTCGGCAGCACGTACACGCCGATCGGGTAGTTCTCGGTCGAGACGAACAGCTCCAGCTGGGCGAGCACCTGGTTGGCGAACGAGTTGCTCATCACGAAGCTCGGGTGGCCGGTCGCGTTGCCGAGGTTCATCAGCCGGCCCTCGGAGAGCACCAGGACGCTGCGGCCGTTCGGCAGCCGCCACTCGTGGACCTGCGGCTTGATCTCCACCTTCTCGGCGCCGGGCAGCGCCTCCAGGGAGGCCATGTCGATCTCGTTGTCGAAGTGGCCGACGTTGGCGACGATGGCGAGGTGCTTCATCGCGAGGATGTGGTCCAGCGTGACCACGTTGACGTTGCCCGTGCCGGTGATGACGATGTCGACCTGGTCGATCACGGACTCCAGCGTGGCGACCTGGAAGCCGTCCATCGCCGCCTGCAGCGCGTTGATCGGGTCGATCTCGCTGACGATCACGCGGGCGCCCTGGCCGCGGAGCGCCTCCGCCGCGCCCTTGCCCACGTCGCCGTAGCCGGCGACGAACGCGACCTTGCCGCCCATGAGCACGTCGGTGGCGCGGTTGAGACCGTCGGGCAGGGAGTGCCGGATGCCGTACTTGTTGTCGAACTTGCTCTTGGTGACCGAGTCGTTGACGTTGATCGCCGGGAACAGCAGCTCGCCGTGCTTGGCCAGCTCGTAGAGGCGGTGCACGCCGGTCGTGGTCTCCTCGGTGACGCCGAGGATGCCGTCCGCGATCCGGGTCCAGCGGTCGGTGGAGGTCGCCAGCGACGCGCGCAGCGCGGCGAGGATGACGCGGTACTCGTGGCTGTCGCCCTCTGCGTCGTCCGGCACGGCGCCGGCGAGCTCGAACTCGCGGCCCTTGTGGACCAGGAGGGTGGCGTCGCCGCCGTCGTCGAGGATCAGGTTGGGGCCGGTCCAGTCGGCGCCAGCCGCTGCCGCCTCGGAGCTCCAGTCGAAGATCTGCTGCGTGCACCACCAGTATTCGTCGAGGGTCTCGCCCTTCCATGCGAAGACCGGGACGCCGGCCGGCGCCTGGGGCGTGCCGCCCGGGCCGACGGCGATGGCGGCGGCGGCCTCGTCCTGGGTGGAGAAGATGTTGCAGCTCGCCCAGCGCACCTGCGCGCCGAGGGCCACGAGCGTCTCGATCAGCACCGCGGTCTGCACGGTCATGTGCAGGGAGCCCGCGATGCGCGCGCCGGTGAGCGGCTTGGACGCGCCGAACTCCGCGCGGAGGGCCATCAGGCCGGGCATCTCGTTCTCGGCGAGCCGGATCTGGTGCCGGCCGGCCTCGGCGAGCGACAGGTCGGCGACGCGGAACGGCAGGGATGTTTCAGTGACGGCGGAAGGCATGCGCTTATTCTCCCATGCATGCGCTCGCGCGCCAGTGGGATGACGCCCCTGCGGGCTAGTCGGCGCGGATGAGCGCCAGCACCTCGTCGCGGATGCGCGTCATCGTGGGGGCGTCCGCGGCCTCCACGTTGAGGCGCAGCAGCGGCTCGGTGTTGGACGGACGCACCGAGAACCACCAGAACGGCTCGGTCTCGTCGGTGAAGCCGGTGACGGTGAGTCCGTCGAGCTCGTCGAACTCCGCGCGGCCGGTGAACGCCTCGACCACGCGCGCGTAGGCGGCGGGGACGTCCTCCACCGTCGAGTTGAGCTCGCCGGACTGCGAGTACGGCGAGTACGCGGCGGCCAGCTCGGACAGCGGCCGCTCCTGCGCGCCGAACTCGGCCAGCAGGTGCATCGCGGCCAGCATGCCGTTGTCGGCGCTCCAGAAGTCGCGGAAGTAGTAGTGCGCCGAGTGCTCGCCGCCGAAGACCGCCCCGGTCTCGCGCATGGCGGCCTTGATGAGCGAGTGGCCGACGCGCGTGCGGTACGGCGTCGCCCCGGCCGCCTCGATCGTCTCCGGGACGATGTTCGAGGTGATCAGGTTGTGGATGACGGTGATCGGCGCGTCCGGGTCCTCCGCGCGGGCGCGGTCGATCTCGCGGAGCGCGACGATGGCGGCGACCGCGGAGGGCGACACCGCGGCGCCGGTCTCGTCGACGACGAAGCAGCGGTCGGCGTCGCCGTCGAAGGCGAGCCCGAGGTCGGCGCCATGCTCGACCACGGCCGCCTGGAGGTCGACCAGGTTCGCCGGCTCCAGCGGGTTGGCCTCGTGGTTGGGGAAGGTGCCGTCGAGCTCGAAGTACAGCGGGACGATCTCGATCGGCAGCGCGGGCAGCCCGGCGGCCTCGCCCAGCACGGCGGGGACGGTGAGACCGCCCATGCCGTTGCCCGCGTCGACCACGACGCGGATCGGCCGGATCGCGCTGAGGTCGACCAGCCCGCGCAGGTAGGCGGCGTAGTCGGCCAGGACGTCCTGCTCGCGGTAGGAGCCGGGCTCGGCCACGGACTCCAGACCCTCGACCAGGTACACGGCGGCGCGGTCGCGGATGGCGGCGAGGCCGGTGTCGAGGCTCAGGCCCTGGGCGCCGGCGCGCGACAGCTTGATGCCGTTGTAGCTGGCCGGGTTGTGGCTGGCGGTGAACATCGCGGCGGGCGCCTGCAGGGCGCCGGACGCGAAGTAGGACTCGTCGGTGGAGCACAGCCCGATCGACACGACGTCCGCTCCGCGCGCCTGGGCGCCCCGGGCGAACGCGGCGGCGAACTCCGGCGAGGAGTCGCGCATGTCGTGGCCGACGACGACCTCCGAGCCCGCCGCGCCGATCTCGTCGACGAAGCCCGCGGCGATCGCGGTCACGACCTCCGGGGTCAGTCCGCTGCCGACCAGCCCGCGGACGTCGTAGGTCTTGACCACCCCGGCCAGGGCCTCGCGGACGTCGTCGATCGAGTCAGATGTGTGCATCCGGTCACCCTACTTGATCTCGCCGAACACCTCGTGCCGCACGATCTGCCAGCCCTGCGGCGCCGACAGGCGCTCCGCGTGGATGGCGCACAGGTCGTAGGAGTGCGGCTCGTGGTGGAGGCTGAGCGGGCCGAGGACGGCCATCGAGTCCGCGTACACGTAGGTCAGCGTCGACACGGCGTCGCGCGGACACGCGACACGGGAACACGGGCGGCTCAACATCGCGCTCAGACTACCCGAGCGCCGCCGACGTAGGATTGCGACATGCCCCGCAACCGCCGCACCAGCAGCAACCCCCCGGCGACCAGCCGGTGGCGCAGCCGTCACGGACGCGGCGCGCGCGGGCCGGTGACGGGCCCGCACCTGCCGATGCTGCAGAACCGCATCGACTTCTTCGACATGACCGTCGCCTCCACCGCCGACTACCTCAAGGGCGTCTGGCCGGACGAGCTGGCGAACGTGCACTTCGAGGTCGCGGCCACCCCGGTCGGCAACACCGGGAGCGACGGCGTCGACCGCTGGTACGTCGACCACGCCCGCCGCAGGATCGTGCTCTACCGGGTGCCCATCCAGCGCCTGACGAAGCTGCACCGCGACGACGACCTGCACCGCCGGATGTACATCGAGGGCTGCGTGTTCCGGGCCGTCGCCGAGCTCCTCGGCAAGGACCCCTGGGACCTCGCGCCCGACCGCTTCCGGCACTTCTGACCGGAGCCGCCGCAGCGCGGCACGGGCTCAGTGCGGGTAGACCTCGATGGGCGCCGCGAGCGGTCCGGCCGGCGAGACGGCGTACGAGCTGGCCTGCCCGTCGCCGGCGAAGCTGACGCTGACCACGAGCCCCTCCGCGCCCGTCACGGTGTAGCGGCCGGCAGTCACCCCTGCGTTCGCACCGCCCTCCGCGGGCACCGTCAGGGCGATCGGCGACCCGGACTCGGGCTGGAGCTTGACCTTCACGTCCTTGTCCTCGGCGTTCGCGAAGTGGACGAGCGTCTTCGGCCCGACCGGGATCGCGACCAGCTGGTCGCCCGTGAGCGGCGGCGACGAGACGAACCAGGCGAAGTCGCGGGTCTTGCTCCCGATCACCGAGGTGCGCACCGCGGCCACGACCGGGACGCTGGAGCGGACGGTGACGGTGAAGTTGCCGTCCTTGAGGTGGTCGAGCGGGATCTCCGCGACGTTGCCGGCCTTCACCGTCTGCGCGTACGAGTCGCCCGCGGCGGTGCCGCTCTCGCCGACGGCGCCGATCGTGACCTGCGCGTCCTGCGTGCCGGGCACGAAGAGCCGCACGGTCGGGAACTCCACGCTGACGCTCTCGGAGGACTGCGCGGCCGTGATGGCGGCGAGCGACGCGATCGTGACGCCGGAGATGGTCTGCACCCGGGAGGGCGCACCGGTGGGGCCTGCGAGCTCCGCGCCGCGCGGCTCGATGCCCTGCTCGA of Leifsonia shinshuensis contains these proteins:
- a CDS encoding cyclase family protein, with product MTEYRAHFDAAVSFVNGGGLTAEGFRLDVPSADVGEEEVAELFVRHLGLALVGAVELRDLRIVKEPHRGSRGVATPPAAQEAHSGRVVDLSHPIRTGLVTYPGLPAPAITPHLTREASRERYAPGTEFAMDVITMIGNTGTYLDSPYHRYADGGDLASLDLSTLVGLPAEVFHLQDAGERGIPAEVFFDRDLAGTAVLLHTGWDARFGTPAYASGAPYLTEAGAQHLADAGVTLVGIDSLNIDDTENDGSRPAHSILLAHSIHVVEHLTRLGDLPARGARFTAAPPAVEGFGTFPVRAFAEV
- a CDS encoding DUF3499 family protein, whose protein sequence is MLSRPCSRVACPRDAVSTLTYVYADSMAVLGPLSLHHEPHSYDLCAIHAERLSAPQGWQIVRHEVFGEIK
- a CDS encoding metallopeptidase family protein, giving the protein MPRNRRTSSNPPATSRWRSRHGRGARGPVTGPHLPMLQNRIDFFDMTVASTADYLKGVWPDELANVHFEVAATPVGNTGSDGVDRWYVDHARRRIVLYRVPIQRLTKLHRDDDLHRRMYIEGCVFRAVAELLGKDPWDLAPDRFRHF
- a CDS encoding phosphomannomutase/phosphoglucomutase, coding for MHTSDSIDDVREALAGVVKTYDVRGLVGSGLTPEVVTAIAAGFVDEIGAAGSEVVVGHDMRDSSPEFAAAFARGAQARGADVVSIGLCSTDESYFASGALQAPAAMFTASHNPASYNGIKLSRAGAQGLSLDTGLAAIRDRAAVYLVEGLESVAEPGSYREQDVLADYAAYLRGLVDLSAIRPIRVVVDAGNGMGGLTVPAVLGEAAGLPALPIEIVPLYFELDGTFPNHEANPLEPANLVDLQAAVVEHGADLGLAFDGDADRCFVVDETGAAVSPSAVAAIVALREIDRARAEDPDAPITVIHNLITSNIVPETIEAAGATPYRTRVGHSLIKAAMRETGAVFGGEHSAHYYFRDFWSADNGMLAAMHLLAEFGAQERPLSELAAAYSPYSQSGELNSTVEDVPAAYARVVEAFTGRAEFDELDGLTVTGFTDETEPFWWFSVRPSNTEPLLRLNVEAADAPTMTRIRDEVLALIRAD
- a CDS encoding GNAT family N-acetyltransferase encodes the protein MALDFADRELPGGLLLRLRREEDAAALAAAYTRNRGHLAPWDPTRSEDFFTEAGQRTRTLELLALRSLETAVPLVIVDGDEIAGGIDLSNIVRGAFQSAMVGYWLDRGHTGRGLASVALTALLDAARDDYALHRVQAATLLANHASQSVLTRAGFERIGVAPNYLKIAGRWQDHVLFQKILHD
- the ahcY gene encoding adenosylhomocysteinase; translation: MPSAVTETSLPFRVADLSLAEAGRHQIRLAENEMPGLMALRAEFGASKPLTGARIAGSLHMTVQTAVLIETLVALGAQVRWASCNIFSTQDEAAAAIAVGPGGTPQAPAGVPVFAWKGETLDEYWWCTQQIFDWSSEAAAAGADWTGPNLILDDGGDATLLVHKGREFELAGAVPDDAEGDSHEYRVILAALRASLATSTDRWTRIADGILGVTEETTTGVHRLYELAKHGELLFPAINVNDSVTKSKFDNKYGIRHSLPDGLNRATDVLMGGKVAFVAGYGDVGKGAAEALRGQGARVIVSEIDPINALQAAMDGFQVATLESVIDQVDIVITGTGNVNVVTLDHILAMKHLAIVANVGHFDNEIDMASLEALPGAEKVEIKPQVHEWRLPNGRSVLVLSEGRLMNLGNATGHPSFVMSNSFANQVLAQLELFVSTENYPIGVYVLPKHLDEKVARLHLAALGVQLTTLTDEQAAYIGVPVDGPYKVDHYRY